A window of the Leishmania mexicana MHOM/GT/2001/U1103 complete genome, chromosome 29 genome harbors these coding sequences:
- a CDS encoding putative heat shock 70-related protein 1, mitochondrial precursor — protein MFARRVCGSAAASAACLARHESQKVQGDVIGVDLGTTYSCVATMDGDKARVLENSEGFRTTPSVVAFKGSEKLVGLAAKRQAITNPQSTFYAVKRLIGRRFEDEHIQKDIKNVPYKIVRAGNGDAWVQDGNGKQYSPSQMGAFVLEKMKETAENFLGHKVSNAVVTCPAYFNDAQRQATKDAGTIAGLNVIRVVNEPTAAALAYGMDKTKDSLIAVYDLGGGTFDISVLEIAGGVFEVKATNGDTHLGGEDFDLALSDYILEEFRKTSGIDLSKERMALQRVREAAEKAKCELSSAMETEVNLPFITANADGAQHIQMHISRSKFEGITQRLIDRSIAPCKQCVRDAGVELKEFNDVVLVGGMTRMPKVVEEVKKFFQKDPFRGVNPDEAVALGAATLGGVLRGSVSSLILVDVTPLSLGTSVVGDVFVPIIPRNTAIPCKRSHIFTTVDDGQTAINFQVFQGEREIASKNQMMGQFDLVGIPYAPRGVPKVEVTFDIDSNGICHVTAQDKATGRKQGIVVTASGGLSEGDIERMVRDAAQHAESDRAKRQLSEVRNNAEMQLTTAERQLSEWKYVSDAEKENVRTLVAELRKAMENPNVAKDDLSAATDKLQKAVMECGRTEYQQATAVNSGSKG, from the coding sequence ATGTTCGCTCGTCGTGTGTGCggaagcgctgcggcgtcggctgcaTGCCTGGCGCGGCACGAGTCGCAGAAGGTGCAGGGCGACGTGATTGGCGTGGACCTGGGGACGACGTACAGCTGCGTGGCGACGATGGACGGCGAcaaggcgcgcgtgctggagAACTCTGAGGGCTTCCGGACGACGCCGTCCGTTGTGGCGTTCAAGGGCAGCGAGAAGCTTGTGGGGCTtgcggcgaagcggcaggCGATCACGAACCCGCAGTCGACGTTCTATGCTGTGAAGCGGCTGATCGGGCGCCGGTTCGAGGACGAGCACATCCAGAAGGACATCAAGAACGTGCCGTACAAGATCGTGCGCGCGGGGAACGGCGACGCGTGGGTGCAGGACGGGAACGGGAAGCAGTACTCGCCGTCGCAGATGGGCGCGTTCGTGCTGGAGAAGATGAAGGAGACGGCGGAGAACTTCCTTGGGCACAAGGTGAGCAACGCCGTCGTGACGTGCCCCGCGTACTTCAAcgacgcgcagcgccaggcgACGAAGGATGCGGGGACGATTGCGGGCCTGAACGTGATCCGCGTGGTGAACGAGccgactgctgcggcgcttgCGTACGGCATGGACAAGACGAAGGACAGCCTGATCGCGGTGTACGaccttggcggcggcacgttCGATATCTCCGTGCTGGAGATCGCTGGCGGCGTGTTCGAGGTGAAGGCGACGAACGGCGACACGCACCTTGGCGGCGAGGACTTCGACCTGGCGCTGTCGGACTACATCCTGGAGGAGTTCCGCAAGACGAGCGGGATCGACCTGAGCAAGGAGcggatggcgctgcagcgcgtgcgcgaggcggcggagaaggcgaagtGCGAGCTGTCGTCGGCGATGGAGACGGAGGTGAACCTGCCGTTCATCACCGCGaacgccgacggcgcgcagcacatccaGATGCACATCAGCCGTAGCAAGTTCGAGGGCATCACGCAGAGGCTGATCGATCGCTCGATTGCGCCGTGCAAGCAGTGCGTGAGGGACGCCGGCGTGGAGCTGAAGGAGTTCAACGACGTTGTGCTTGTTGGCGGCATGACGCGGATGCcgaaggtggtggaggaggtgaagaagTTCTTCCAGAAGGACCCGTTCCGCGGCGTGAACCCCGACGAGGCTGTGGCGCttggtgcggcgacgctgggcggcgtgctgcgcggtAGCGTAAGTAGCTTGATTCTGGTGGACgtgacgccgctgtcgctgggTACAAGTGTCGTGGGCGACGTGTTTGTGCCTATTATCCCGAGGAATACCGCGATACCGTGCAAGCGTAGCCATATCTTCACGACGGTAGACGATGGTCAGACAGCCATCAATTTTCAGGTGTTCCAGGGCGAGCGTGAAATTGCTTCAAAAAACCAGATGATGGGTCAGTTCGACCTGGTGGGCATTCCCTACGCCCCGCGCGGCGTTCCCAAAGTGGAGGTGACCTTCGACATCGACTCTAACGGGATCTGTCATGTAACAGCACAAGATAAGGCGACCGGCCGCAAGCAAGGCATCGTTGTAACAGCGAGTGGTGGACTCAGCGAGGGTGACATCGAACGCATGGTGCGCGATGCCGCACAGCATGCGGAGAGTGACCGAGCGAAACGTCAGCTTTCAGAAGTGCGCAACAACGCGGAGATGCAGCTGACAACGGCGGAGAGGCAGCTGAGCGAGTGGAAGTACGTGAGCGatgcggagaaggagaacgTGAGgacgctggtggcggagctgcgcaaggcgATGGAGAACCCGAACGTCGCGAAGGACGACCTTTCGGCTGCGACGGACAAGCTGCAGAAGGCTGTGATGGAGTGCGGCCGCACAGAGTACCAGCAGGCTACCGCGGTCAACTCCGGCAGCAAAGGTTAA
- a CDS encoding putative heat shock 70-related protein 1, mitochondrial precursor — protein sequence MFARRVCGSAAASAACLARHESQKVQGDVIGVDLGTTYSCVATMDGDKARVLENSEGFRTTPSVVAFKGSEKLVGLAAKRQAITNPQSTFYAVKRLIGRRFEDEHIQKDIKNVPYKIVRAGNGDAWVQDGNGKQYSPSQMGAFVLEKMKETAENFLGHKVSNAVVTCPAYFNDAQRQATKDAGTIAGLNVIRVVNEPTAAALAYGMDKTKDSLIAVYDLGGGTFDISVLEIAGGVFEVKATNGDTHLGGEDFDLALSDYILEEFRKTSGIDLSKERMALQRVREAAEKAKCELSSAMETEVNLPFITANADGAQHIQMHISRSKFEGITQRLIDRSIAPCKQCMKDAGVELKEINDVVLVGGMTRMPKVVEEVKRFFQKDPFRGVNPDEAVALGAATLGGVLRGDVKGLVLLDVTPLSLGIETLGGVFTRMIPKNTTIPTKKSQTFSTAADNQTQVGIKVFQGEREMAADNQMMGQFDLVGIPPAPRGVPQVEVTFDIDANGICHVTAKDKATGKTQNITITANGGLSKEQIEQMIRDSEQHAEADRVKRELVEVRNNAETQLTTAERQLSEWKYVSDAEKENVRTLVAELRKAMENPNVAKDDLSAATDKLQKAVMECGRTEYQQAAAANSGSTSNSGEQQQQQQQSQGEQQQQQQQQQQAEERK from the coding sequence ATGTTCGCTCGTCGTGTGTGCggaagcgctgcggcgtcggctgcaTGCCTGGCGCGGCACGAGTCGCAGAAGGTGCAGGGCGACGTGATTGGCGTGGACCTGGGCACGACGTACAGCTGCGTGGCGACGATGGACGGCGAcaaggcgcgcgtgctggagAACTCTGAGGGCTTCCGGACGACGCCGTCCGTTGTGGCGTTCAAGGGCAGCGAGAAGCTTGTGGGGCTtgcggcgaagcggcaggCGATCACGAACCCGCAGTCGACGTTCTATGCTGTGAAGCGGCTGATCGGGCGCCGGTTCGAGGACGAGCACATCCAGAAGGACATCAAGAACGTGCCGTACAAGATCGTGCGCGCGGGGAACGGCGACGCGTGGGTGCAGGACGGGAACGGGAAGCAGTACTCGCCGTCGCAGATGGGCGCGTTCGTGCTGGAGAAGATGAAGGAGACGGCGGAGAACTTCCTTGGGCACAAGGTGAGCAACGCCGTCGTGACGTGCCCCGCGTACTTCAAcgacgcgcagcgccaggcgACGAAGGATGCGGGGACGATTGCGGGCCTGAACGTGATCCGCGTGGTGAACGAGccgactgctgcggcgcttgCGTACGGCATGGACAAGACGAAGGACAGCCTGATCGCGGTGTACGaccttggcggcggcacgttCGATATCTCCGTGCTGGAGATCGCTGGCGGCGTGTTCGAGGTGAAGGCGACGAACGGCGACACGCACCTTGGCGGCGAGGACTTCGACCTGGCGCTGTCGGACTACATCCTGGAGGAGTTCCGCAAGACGAGCGGGATCGACCTGAGCAAGGAGcggatggcgctgcagcgcgtgcgcgaggcggcggagaaggcgaagtGCGAGCTGTCGTCGGCGATGGAGACGGAGGTGAACCTGCCGTTCATCACCGCGaacgccgacggcgcgcagcacatccaGATGCACATCAGCCGTAGCAAGTTCGAGGGCATCACGCAGAGGCTGATCGATCGCTCGATTGCGCCGTGCAAGCAGTGCATGAAGGACGCCGGCGTGGAGCTGAAGGAGATCAACGACGTTGTGCTTGTTGGCGGCATGACGCGGATGCcgaaggtggtggaggaggtgaagaggTTCTTCCAGAAGGACCCGTTCCGCGGCGTGAACCCCGACGAGGCTGTGGCGCttggtgcggcgacgctgggcggtgtgctgcgcggtgACGTGAAGGGgcttgtgctgctggacgtgacgccgctgtcgctgggcATTGAGACGCTCGGCGGCGTGTTCACGCGCATGATCCCGAAGAACACGACGATCCCGACGAAGAAGAGCCAGACGTTCTCGACTGCGGCGGACAACCAGACCCAGGTGGGGATCAAGGTGTTCCAGGGCGAGCGCGAGATGGCTGCGGACAACCAGATGATGGGTCAGTTCGACCTGGTGGGCATCccgcccgcgccgcgcggcgtgccgcagGTCGAGGTGACGTTCGACATCGACGCGAACGGCATCTGCCACGTGACGGCGAAGGACAAGGCGACGGGCAAGACGCAGAACATCACGATCACGGCGAACGGCGGGCTGTCGAAGGAGCAGATCGAGCAGATGATCCGCGACTCGGAGCAGCACGCGGAGGCCGACCGCGTGAAGCGCGAGCTTGTGGAGGTGCGCAACAACGCGGAGACGCAGCTGACAACGGCGGAGAGGCAGCTGAGCGAGTGGAAGTACGTGAGCGatgcggagaaggagaacgTGAGgacgctggtggcggagctgcgcaaggcgATGGAGAACCCGAACGTCGCGAAGGACGACCTTTCGGCTGCGACGGACAAGCTGCAGAAGGCTGTGATGGAGTGCGGCCGCACAGAGTACCAGCAGGCTGCCGCGGCCAActccggcagcaccagcaacTCCGGtgagcaacagcagcagcagcagcagagccaaggtgagcagcagcagcagcagcagcagcagcaacaggcCGAGGAGAGGAAGTAG
- a CDS encoding putative heat shock 70-related protein 1, mitochondrial precursor: MFARRVCGSAAASAACLARHESQKVQGDVIGVDLGTTYSCVATMDGDKARVLENSEGFRTTPSVVAFKGSEKLVGLAAKRQAITNPQSTFYAVKRLIGRRFEDEHIQKDIKNVPYKIVRAGNGDAWVQDGNGKQYSPSQMGAFVLEKMKETAENFLGHKVSNAVVTCPAYFNDAQRQATKDAGTIAGLNVIRVVNEPTAAALAYGMDKTKDSLIAVYDLGGGTFDISVLEIAGGVFEVKATNGDTHLGGEDFDLALSDYILEEFRKTSGIDLSKERMALQRVREAAEKAKCELSSAMETEVNLPFITANADGAQHIQMHISRSKFEGITQRLIDRSIAPCKQCM, from the coding sequence ATGTTCGCTCGTCGTGTGTGCggaagcgctgcggcgtcggctgcaTGCCTGGCGCGGCACGAGTCGCAGAAGGTGCAGGGCGACGTGATTGGCGTGGACCTGGGCACGACGTACAGCTGCGTGGCGACGATGGACGGCGAcaaggcgcgcgtgctggagAACTCTGAGGGCTTCCGGACGACGCCGTCCGTTGTGGCGTTCAAGGGCAGCGAGAAGCTTGTGGGGCTtgcggcgaagcggcaggCGATCACGAACCCGCAGTCGACGTTCTATGCTGTGAAGCGGCTGATCGGGCGCCGGTTCGAGGACGAGCACATCCAGAAGGACATCAAGAACGTGCCGTACAAGATCGTGCGCGCGGGGAACGGCGACGCGTGGGTGCAGGACGGGAACGGGAAGCAGTACTCGCCGTCGCAGATGGGCGCGTTCGTGCTGGAGAAGATGAAGGAGACGGCGGAGAACTTCCTTGGGCACAAGGTGAGCAACGCCGTCGTGACGTGCCCCGCGTACTTCAAcgacgcgcagcgccaggcgACGAAGGACGCGGGGACGATTGCGGGCCTGAACGTGATCCGCGTGGTGAACGAGccgactgctgcggcgcttgCGTACGGCATGGACAAGACGAAGGACAGCCTGATCGCGGTGTACGaccttggcggcggcacgttCGATATCTCCGTGCTGGAGATCGCTGGCGGCGTGTTCGAGGTGAAGGCGACGAACGGCGACACGCACCTTGGCGGCGAGGACTTCGACCTGGCGCTGTCGGACTACATCCTGGAGGAGTTCCGCAAGACGAGCGGGATCGACCTGAGCAAGGAGcggatggcgctgcagcgcgtgcgcgaggcggcggagaaggcgaagtGCGAGCTGTCGTCGGCGATGGAGACGGAGGTGAACCTGCCGTTCATCACCGCGaacgccgacggcgcgcagcacatccaGATGCACATCAGCCGTAGCAAGTTCGAGGGCATCACGCAGAGGCTGATCGATCGCTCGATTGCGCCGTGCAAGCAGTGCATG
- a CDS encoding DnaJ domain protein-like protein — protein MLSLAHSRRLLPQRDPFKILGLTRSATKAEVKMKYRELARIYHPDAGSGDSAKMEEVNHAYKLLLKEGGYERLHLPGPSRARAHGTSGPVGGTSEGRRQPLREMAAAPFTVDQQSSGTGESSSPASAGSTSSLLTDEEVEKVGALDPATERRTPEGKYLYQSRDDQSWVELDRPLLRAQQPHYASFSAQADMKAELQRRALLKEKEQNEKSHFQRAADRLADSAELPTRNPHLLRIYALIVVCVFYLMYKRTFERTHHQRKRTQFYQGLEENREELMATYEKHKDALQVTAVAAALVFLAAAEHKTANDPVVPSPPEVFYRSVKPPSDHYTVVAGG, from the coding sequence ATGCTGAGCCTCGCCCACAGTCGGCGGCttctgccgcagcgagaCCCGTTCAAAATTCTGGGTCTCACACGTAGTGCTACCAAGGCAGAGGTAAAGATGAAGTACCGAGAGCTCGCTCGCATCTACCACCCCGATGCGGGGTCCGGTGACAGTGCcaagatggaggaggtgaatCACGCGTACAAGCTGCTTTTGAAGGAGGGTGGATACGAGCGTCTGCATCTGCCAGGCCCAAGCAGGGCGCGAGCGCATGGGACGAGCGGTCCTGTCGGGGGGACCTCGGAGGGTCGACGTCAGCCATTGCGTGaaatggcggcagcgccctTTACTGTAGATcagcagagcagcggcactggaGAGTCATCATCGCCTGCGTCTGCCGGTTCCACGTCGTCACTGCtgacggacgaggaggtTGAGAAGGTGGGTGCGCTGGATCCGGCCACGGAGCGTCGCACACCAGAAGGGAAGTACTTGTATCAGAGCCGGGACGATCAAAGCTGGGTCGAGCTCGATCGCCCACtcctgcgcgcgcagcagccgcactaTGCGTCATTCTCGGCGCAGGCCGACATGAAAGCCGAGCTGCAACGCCGCGCCCTGCTGAAGGAAAAGGAGCAAAACGAAAAGAGCCACTTTCAGCGGGCGGCGGACCGTCTCGCGGACAGCGCTGAGTTGCCGACGCGAAATCCGCACTTGCTGCGTATCTACGCGCTCATTGTCGTGTGCGTCTTCTACCTGATGTACAAGCGCACGTTTGAGCGCACACATCACCAGAGGAAGCGCACGCAGTTCTACCAGGGGCTGGAGGAGAACCGAGAGGAGTTGATGGCGACTTATGAGAAGCATAAGGACGCCCTGCAGGTGACAGCGGTTGCTGCGGCGCTCGTCTTCCTTGCCGCCGCGGAGCACAAGACGGCCAACGACCCCGTCGTGCCGAGTCCGCCAGAGGTCTTTTACCGCTCTGTGAAACCGCCGAGTGACCACTACActgtcgtcgctggcggCTAA